A genomic region of Antennarius striatus isolate MH-2024 chromosome 2, ASM4005453v1, whole genome shotgun sequence contains the following coding sequences:
- the LOC137610144 gene encoding rho-related GTP-binding protein RhoA-D encodes MAAIRKKLVIVGDGACGKTCLLIVFSKDQFPEVYVPTVFENYIADIEVDCKQVELALWDTAGQEDYDRLRPLSYPDTDVILMCFSIDSPDSLENIPEKWTPEVKHFCPNVPIILVGNKKDLRNDEHTRRELAKMKQEPVKPDEGRDMANRISAFGYLECSAKTKDGVRDVFEMATRAALQVRKRKKKGICNLL; translated from the exons ATGGCTGCAATCAGGAAGAAGTTGGTGATAGTTGGAGATGGTGCTTGTGGAAAAACCTGTCTGCTGATCGTCTTCAGTAAGGACCAGTTCCCAGAGGTCTACGTCCCCACTGTGTTTGAGAACTACATCGCTGACATTGAAGTGGATTGTAAACAG GTGGAGTTAGCATTGTGggacacagcaggtcaggaggACTACGACAGATTGAGGCCTCTCTCCTACCCCGACACAGACGTTATCCTCATGTGTTTCTCCATCGATAGCCCCGACAGTTTAG agaaCATTCCAGAGAAGTGGACTCCTGAAGTGAAACACTTTTGCCCCAACGTCCCAATCATTCTCGTGGGAAACAAGAAGGACCTCAGAAACGATGAACACACACGCAGGGAGCTAGCAAAGATGAAACAG GAGCCGGTCAAACCTGACGAGGGCAGAGACATGGCCAATCGCATCAGTGCCTTTGGCTACCTGGAGTGCTCCGCCAAAACTAAGGATGGAGTGCGGGATGTTTTCGAGATGGCGACCCGAGCAGCGCTGCAGGTCCGCAAGCGCAAGAAGAAGGGCATTTGCAACCTACTGTGA